The proteins below are encoded in one region of Hydrogenimonas thermophila:
- a CDS encoding tetratricopeptide repeat protein, with protein sequence MPLILFTTALHALTIDIKRGMESGSAYTILDLKDNISFKCYPYKIVEGHIKEYQCTLPLVPKDLFSIVKTDFFKISYEVKNSRFILKIAPTKKSRLFPLPPVIYENSVIKPDFPETSKHWIIVGFEKSLPFLGKKKYFVEHLSFPIDWRDFALPSIGAVDLNGDPVFIKNNRDVERFIAIKEAFAAGKYSKAYDMAKEAREIHPKSIFETDFLRYEIKALAAMDMKENADKIIELGKQFIKHYTSDEYLPEVLLILARVHSAMGFISDASYFFDRLIHEHPGTKYANLGRIYLADQLYMSSKMKDAINLYLEALYDAKDLEVASLAAYKLAIRYLDQGKTDKAVFYLKKLWDKNPEFLLKDIEDAHLIAQQLASRNRYKLAIEINRALLKKIKKLNTIYEETLYEIAEWYNASGDFKKALKWYERYLKEYPFGRFSDDAKEKVDALFVDGNDVNITEALKKYDELIKSYSDESIAQKALVAKLKILFKLKRYDEILKLKPDIDNIKDEKLKEEALKVLKNVVDIKFKEAVKLNSCEDALYQIDTYNFDPGNSYDNFLFSCFNEYAKYDKALEVAKKHLQDKNIDQRVLWLCRTVHLLRKRENAIEAYKALQDLDALLSINKNAVCKTHDWDKAWILYNMERYSDYFVWIKKLLEKYPTDIRLTEYLRKGVEIAQKSGDKIQQLWMLEKLINLQNRVKVYPYSPWAEFEAIKLYKTLNKPKKALKIAQSMSEISLGQKQKPRWLYQLGDLYMQTGNSKKAKEAFKECIKININTPWKELCKDALSLE encoded by the coding sequence TTGCCTTTAATACTATTTACAACTGCTCTTCATGCCCTAACTATTGACATAAAACGAGGTATGGAGAGTGGATCGGCATATACAATATTAGATTTAAAAGATAATATTTCATTTAAATGTTATCCTTATAAAATTGTAGAGGGTCATATAAAAGAGTACCAGTGTACATTACCACTTGTACCTAAAGATCTCTTCTCTATTGTAAAAACAGATTTTTTTAAAATATCTTATGAAGTTAAAAATAGTAGATTTATACTAAAAATAGCTCCTACAAAAAAGTCTAGACTCTTTCCATTGCCTCCAGTAATATATGAAAATTCAGTAATCAAACCAGATTTTCCAGAAACTTCTAAACATTGGATTATAGTAGGTTTTGAAAAAAGTTTACCATTTTTAGGTAAAAAGAAATATTTTGTAGAGCATTTATCGTTTCCTATAGATTGGAGAGATTTTGCTTTGCCAAGTATTGGTGCAGTTGACTTAAATGGTGATCCTGTTTTTATAAAAAATAATCGTGATGTAGAGCGTTTTATAGCAATTAAAGAGGCTTTTGCTGCGGGTAAATATTCAAAAGCTTATGATATGGCAAAAGAGGCAAGAGAGATTCATCCTAAATCTATCTTTGAAACAGATTTTTTAAGATATGAGATTAAAGCTCTTGCTGCTATGGATATGAAAGAGAATGCAGATAAAATCATTGAATTAGGAAAACAGTTTATAAAGCATTATACATCAGATGAATATTTGCCTGAAGTTCTTTTGATATTGGCTCGTGTTCATAGTGCTATGGGGTTTATTAGTGATGCAAGCTACTTTTTTGACCGTCTTATACATGAACACCCAGGTACAAAATATGCAAATTTAGGACGCATTTATCTTGCAGATCAACTCTATATGAGCAGTAAAATGAAAGATGCTATAAATCTTTATCTTGAGGCACTTTATGATGCTAAAGATCTTGAAGTAGCTTCTTTAGCTGCATATAAACTAGCTATAAGATATCTTGATCAGGGAAAAACAGATAAAGCAGTGTTTTATCTTAAAAAACTGTGGGATAAAAATCCGGAATTTTTATTAAAAGATATAGAAGATGCTCATCTTATTGCACAGCAGTTAGCTTCTAGAAATCGCTATAAGCTTGCAATAGAGATAAATCGTGCTCTATTAAAAAAGATAAAAAAATTAAATACGATATATGAAGAAACTCTATATGAAATAGCAGAGTGGTACAATGCTAGTGGAGACTTTAAAAAGGCATTAAAGTGGTATGAGCGTTACTTAAAAGAGTATCCGTTTGGTCGTTTTAGTGATGATGCAAAAGAAAAAGTTGATGCACTATTTGTTGATGGAAATGATGTAAATATTACTGAAGCGCTCAAAAAGTATGATGAGTTAATAAAATCATATTCAGATGAATCTATTGCTCAAAAAGCTCTTGTAGCAAAGTTAAAAATTCTTTTCAAATTAAAACGTTATGATGAAATTTTGAAGCTAAAACCAGATATTGACAATATTAAAGATGAAAAATTAAAGGAAGAGGCATTAAAAGTATTAAAAAATGTTGTAGATATAAAATTTAAAGAGGCAGTAAAATTAAACTCTTGTGAAGATGCTTTGTATCAGATTGATACATATAATTTTGATCCAGGTAATAGTTATGATAATTTTCTTTTTTCTTGTTTTAATGAGTATGCTAAGTATGATAAAGCACTTGAAGTTGCAAAAAAACATTTACAAGATAAAAATATAGATCAAAGAGTTTTATGGTTATGCAGGACTGTTCATCTACTAAGAAAAAGAGAGAATGCTATAGAAGCATATAAAGCTTTGCAAGATTTAGATGCATTGCTTAGCATAAATAAAAATGCAGTTTGTAAAACACATGATTGGGATAAAGCTTGGATTTTATACAATATGGAGCGTTACAGTGACTATTTTGTATGGATCAAAAAACTTCTTGAAAAATACCCAACAGATATACGTCTTACAGAATATTTGAGAAAAGGGGTTGAGATTGCCCAAAAATCTGGTGATAAAATTCAGCAATTATGGATGTTGGAAAAATTGATAAACCTTCAAAATAGAGTTAAAGTTTACCCATACTCTCCTTGGGCTGAATTTGAAGCTATAAAGCTATATAAAACACTAAATAAGCCTAAAAAGGCATTGAAAATAGCTCAATCTATGAGTGAAATTTCATTAGGGCAAAAACAGAAACCACGTTGGCTATATCAGTTAGGAGATCTTTATATGCAGACAGGAAACTCAAAAAAAGCAAAAGAGGCATTTAAAGAGTGTATAAAGATTAATATCAATACACCTTGGAAAGAGTTGTGTAAAGATGCTTTGAGTTTAGAGTGA
- the nuoK gene encoding NADH-quinone oxidoreductase subunit NuoK gives MITLSHYLILSAILFCIGLVGVYRRKNLLLLLFSTEILLNAVNIGFAAISKFYGDLTGQMFAFFIVAVAASEVAVGLGLMIVWYKRRGTLDIDSMQSMHG, from the coding sequence ATGATAACACTCAGCCACTATCTGATCCTTTCAGCCATACTCTTTTGTATAGGTTTGGTAGGTGTATATCGTAGAAAAAATCTGCTTTTGCTGCTATTTTCAACAGAGATACTGCTTAATGCAGTAAACATAGGATTTGCGGCAATCTCAAAATTTTATGGCGATCTGACCGGTCAAATGTTTGCATTCTTCATTGTTGCTGTTGCGGCAAGTGAAGTTGCTGTCGGTTTAGGTCTTATGATTGTATGGTACAAGCGACGTGGTACGCTTGATATTGATTCTATGCAATCAATGCACGGGTAA
- the nuoI gene encoding NADH-quinone oxidoreductase subunit NuoI encodes MSLEQFKDRNVMQNYTYIPVDKPPVKPLEKFKQVVKRTFKGELFVGLWVVFREMVKFNIHTVQYPKEKLPISPRYRAVHKLYRLLESGYERCIGCGLCEKICIANCIRMDTRYDENQRKEVTEYTINLGRCIFCGYCAEVCPELAIVHGPRYENASEQRAHFVLKDDMLTPLDFLKEGKQDEFPGFGAVSPNADERIKKTPLAY; translated from the coding sequence ATGAGTCTTGAACAATTCAAAGATAGAAATGTTATGCAAAACTATACGTATATTCCAGTTGACAAACCGCCTGTAAAACCTTTAGAAAAATTTAAACAGGTTGTAAAGCGAACATTCAAAGGTGAGCTTTTTGTAGGTTTATGGGTTGTTTTCCGTGAAATGGTGAAGTTCAACATCCACACTGTTCAGTATCCAAAAGAGAAACTACCTATCTCTCCACGATACCGAGCTGTTCATAAACTCTATAGACTGCTTGAGAGTGGTTATGAAAGATGTATTGGTTGTGGATTGTGTGAAAAGATCTGTATTGCAAACTGTATTCGAATGGATACTAGATATGATGAAAATCAGCGTAAAGAGGTTACTGAATATACTATTAACCTTGGTCGCTGTATCTTCTGCGGTTACTGTGCAGAGGTATGTCCTGAACTTGCAATTGTTCACGGACCACGATATGAGAATGCAAGTGAACAGCGTGCGCACTTCGTGCTTAAAGATGACATGCTCACACCTCTTGATTTCCTAAAAGAGGGTAAGCAGGATGAGTTCCCTGGATTTGGTGCTGTCAGCCCGAATGCGGATGAGCGCATAAAGAAAACGCCATTGGCGTATTAA
- a CDS encoding FIST C-terminal domain-containing protein has product MKSKIYVSHQHSVELCMEELYKSMKKDFKNSCNFYFFAIHPSFSIDEIIPSIDKFFNTDKYVAFHAINSFKNNEIHQNSIVMCCIKFQNRGNVKVFYVEDIENNVNGNVLDICSNYLNNNRNSFHILLAGLANGRFGTFLDNLSKMVENDVVSNFVGGISSGFDVNGETLTYQFTGGKVIKNGLVIVTFENVKGAIEVSLGFQPYGVTYEAEETNGYDLYSVVNSKKFIEVVNRILRGIKNPEVKHLWYAPLYMIDDQSGYVATLRTIKEIRDDHVVLFGPIKNGDKFKLSFAIPEDLIDEDKNAAVRLKKRVDESEIAFNFSCIARQYIMEDKSIEEPKIYSDILGTNLFGFFTFGEIGPDKKFKKIKLYNETSLLVAMREL; this is encoded by the coding sequence ATGAAATCTAAAATTTATGTAAGTCATCAGCATAGTGTTGAGCTATGTATGGAAGAGCTATATAAAAGTATGAAAAAAGATTTCAAAAATAGTTGCAATTTTTACTTCTTTGCAATACATCCATCATTCTCTATAGATGAAATAATTCCATCAATAGATAAATTTTTCAATACAGACAAGTATGTTGCATTTCACGCTATCAATTCTTTTAAAAATAATGAAATTCATCAAAACTCAATAGTTATGTGTTGCATTAAGTTTCAAAATAGAGGTAATGTCAAAGTTTTTTATGTTGAGGATATAGAGAATAATGTAAATGGAAATGTTTTAGATATATGTTCTAATTATTTAAATAATAACAGGAACTCTTTTCATATATTGTTGGCTGGTTTGGCAAATGGTAGATTTGGAACATTTTTAGATAACCTTTCTAAAATGGTTGAAAATGATGTTGTTTCAAATTTTGTAGGTGGTATATCATCTGGATTTGATGTAAATGGAGAAACATTAACATACCAATTTACAGGTGGCAAAGTCATTAAAAATGGATTGGTGATTGTTACTTTTGAAAATGTAAAAGGTGCTATAGAGGTATCACTTGGATTTCAGCCATATGGTGTGACATATGAAGCTGAAGAGACAAATGGGTATGATTTATACAGTGTTGTAAATAGTAAAAAGTTTATAGAAGTAGTAAATAGAATATTAAGAGGTATAAAAAATCCTGAAGTGAAGCATCTATGGTATGCACCACTCTATATGATTGATGACCAGAGTGGATATGTAGCAACATTAAGAACTATTAAAGAGATTAGAGATGATCACGTTGTTCTGTTTGGTCCTATTAAAAATGGAGATAAGTTTAAACTCTCTTTTGCAATACCAGAAGATTTAATAGATGAGGATAAAAATGCAGCAGTAAGATTGAAGAAAAGGGTAGATGAATCGGAAATTGCTTTTAACTTTTCATGTATTGCAAGACAATATATTATGGAAGATAAATCGATAGAAGAGCCTAAAATTTATAGTGATATTTTAGGCACAAATCTATTTGGCTTTTTTACATTTGGCGAAATTGGACCAGATAAAAAGTTTAAAAAAATTAAGCTTTATAATGAAACATCATTACTGGTTGCAATGAGGGAGCTATGA
- a CDS encoding NADH-quinone oxidoreductase subunit M has product MDHILSVLVFFPAIAGLLGFVVSKESIRAYGISVAAIEFLLSLWLWFSFDSSYAGMQFVELVPLIPSFGISYYLGVDGISLFIVILSTFITTIGLIALSIEKDIKNMIISLLFLEMTMVGVFVSLDAILFYVFWELSLVPMLYIIGAWGGNLRIYAAIKFFLYTFAGSLIMLVGMLVMAYLYHQATGVWSFSITEWHRLILPENYQFWLFIAFFIGLAIKVPMFPFHTWLPYAHGQAPTIGSVILAAVLLKMGTYGLVRLPLPMFPDASVYMIYPVAVLSLIMIIYTAMVAYAQEDMKQVVAYSSISHMGVIVLGTFAMNPEGISGSVFFMLSHGVVSGALFMLVGVIYDRRHTKLMSEFGGLAKVMPQYATIMGIMVMASVGLPLTMSFVGEFLSLAGFYQVSHTMTILAGTSIILGAVYMLTLYKKSFFGEVVNEKNKDLKDLNGKESMALWTLVLVTVWLGVYPKPVLEPINTSVEALVSFMHKKAITAEAKEVIKPTVIEREAK; this is encoded by the coding sequence ATGGATCACATTTTATCAGTCTTGGTTTTCTTTCCGGCAATTGCCGGCTTGCTTGGTTTTGTCGTCTCTAAAGAGTCGATCCGGGCATATGGTATCTCAGTGGCTGCAATTGAATTCCTGCTCTCACTGTGGTTATGGTTCAGTTTTGACAGTAGTTATGCAGGAATGCAGTTTGTAGAACTTGTTCCGTTGATCCCTAGTTTTGGAATCAGTTACTATTTGGGTGTAGACGGCATCTCTCTTTTCATTGTCATTCTTTCGACATTTATTACAACTATCGGTTTGATAGCATTGTCTATAGAGAAAGATATTAAAAATATGATCATCTCTTTACTATTCTTAGAGATGACAATGGTTGGTGTCTTTGTTTCTCTTGATGCTATCTTGTTCTATGTATTCTGGGAGCTTTCGCTTGTTCCAATGCTATATATCATTGGTGCATGGGGTGGAAATCTTAGAATATATGCAGCTATCAAGTTTTTCCTCTATACATTTGCAGGTTCATTAATCATGCTTGTAGGTATGCTTGTTATGGCATATCTTTATCATCAAGCAACTGGTGTATGGAGCTTCTCTATTACAGAGTGGCACAGATTGATTCTGCCTGAGAATTATCAGTTCTGGCTATTCATTGCATTTTTCATTGGTCTTGCTATTAAGGTACCTATGTTCCCATTCCATACTTGGCTTCCGTATGCACACGGTCAAGCACCAACTATTGGTTCAGTAATTCTTGCAGCAGTATTGCTTAAGATGGGTACATATGGTCTTGTTCGTCTGCCTCTTCCAATGTTCCCGGATGCATCTGTCTATATGATCTATCCTGTTGCAGTTCTTTCTCTAATTATGATCATCTACACGGCGATGGTTGCTTATGCTCAGGAAGATATGAAACAGGTTGTTGCATATAGTTCTATTTCACACATGGGTGTTATTGTTCTTGGTACTTTTGCAATGAACCCTGAAGGAATTTCTGGTTCAGTATTTTTTATGCTAAGCCACGGTGTTGTTAGTGGTGCTCTCTTTATGCTTGTTGGAGTCATCTATGACAGACGACATACTAAACTTATGAGTGAGTTTGGCGGACTTGCAAAAGTAATGCCTCAGTATGCAACAATCATGGGTATTATGGTTATGGCATCTGTTGGTCTTCCTCTTACAATGAGCTTTGTTGGTGAGTTTCTAAGCTTGGCAGGTTTTTATCAAGTATCACATACTATGACAATTTTAGCAGGTACTAGTATCATTCTTGGTGCAGTCTATATGCTTACTCTTTATAAAAAGTCATTCTTCGGTGAAGTTGTTAATGAGAAAAATAAAGATTTAAAAGATTTAAATGGAAAAGAGAGTATGGCACTTTGGACACTGGTTCTTGTAACTGTTTGGCTTGGTGTCTATCCAAAACCTGTTTTAGAACCAATCAATACAAGTGTAGAGGCACTGGTATCATTTATGCATAAAAAAGCGATTACCGCTGAAGCAAAAGAAGTTATTAAACCAACGGTAATCGAAAGGGAGGCGAAATAA
- the nuoL gene encoding NADH-quinone oxidoreductase subunit L, producing MEKYLYIALFAPLVGSLFAALFANRPKTLVTGIATSTLLFVSWVSSVALLLHVMHGEVVHVKMMDWIHAGGLYIPFGFLVDQVTATMMFVVTTVSTVVHVYSMGYMSHDKSFNRFFAWLSAFVFSMMVLVMSDNFAGLFIGWEGVGLCSWALIGFWYHKESASWAANEAFIMNRIADLGMLIGIFLVYWNFGSLQYDEVFAQVADKDHTLLIMVTAFLFIGAMGKSAQFPLHTWLADAMEGPTPVSALIHAATMVTAGVYLVIRANPLYGEVPEVSLFVASLGAFVALFAASMALVNRDLKRIIAYSTLSQLGYMFVAAGLGAYWIALFHLMTHAFFKALLFLGAGNVMHAMDDELDIFKMGGLAKKMKWTMILMTLASLALAGIYPFAGFFSKDKILEAAFSTDHYVLWTVLWVTAGLTAFYSFRLVMLVFFGEERYKIFGFHPHEAYRFMLWAMAPLAVLAVIAGFFEHSFLHMVSYVLPIEEYHVSTGTFWTLVAVTLGIAISGIAVAVYKYSKGGFSKSWEDTFIYKLLFNQYYIPQIYNDYICKPYAELSRIFWKDMDLKIVDATVDFIATSIYKSGMVSRVVQSGNLSNMLRWMGVGLLILLLAAIFYSPVR from the coding sequence ATGGAAAAGTATCTTTATATAGCACTATTTGCTCCGCTTGTCGGATCACTCTTTGCAGCACTCTTCGCAAATCGTCCGAAAACTTTAGTTACCGGTATTGCGACATCAACGCTGCTGTTTGTCTCTTGGGTTAGTTCTGTTGCTCTATTACTTCATGTTATGCATGGAGAAGTAGTACATGTAAAAATGATGGACTGGATCCATGCTGGTGGGCTTTATATTCCATTTGGGTTTTTGGTTGACCAGGTAACTGCTACTATGATGTTTGTTGTTACGACAGTATCTACAGTAGTTCATGTCTACTCAATGGGGTATATGAGCCACGACAAATCTTTTAACAGATTCTTCGCATGGCTTTCAGCTTTTGTTTTCTCTATGATGGTACTAGTTATGAGTGACAACTTTGCCGGTCTATTCATCGGTTGGGAAGGTGTTGGTCTCTGTTCTTGGGCATTGATCGGGTTCTGGTACCATAAAGAGAGCGCGTCTTGGGCAGCAAATGAAGCATTTATTATGAACAGAATTGCTGACCTTGGTATGCTTATTGGTATCTTCCTTGTTTACTGGAACTTTGGAAGCCTTCAGTATGATGAAGTTTTTGCACAAGTTGCAGATAAAGATCATACACTGTTGATCATGGTTACTGCATTCTTGTTTATCGGTGCTATGGGTAAATCTGCACAGTTCCCACTACACACTTGGCTTGCAGATGCGATGGAGGGTCCAACACCTGTTTCTGCACTTATCCACGCTGCAACAATGGTTACAGCAGGTGTTTATCTTGTTATTCGTGCAAACCCTCTTTATGGTGAAGTACCAGAAGTAAGCCTTTTTGTAGCAAGTTTAGGTGCATTTGTTGCTCTATTTGCTGCATCAATGGCTCTTGTTAACCGTGACTTGAAACGCATTATTGCATACTCAACTCTTTCACAGCTTGGTTACATGTTTGTTGCTGCTGGTCTTGGTGCCTACTGGATTGCACTTTTCCACCTTATGACACACGCTTTCTTTAAAGCACTTCTATTCCTTGGTGCAGGTAATGTTATGCACGCTATGGATGATGAGCTTGATATCTTCAAAATGGGTGGTCTTGCTAAAAAGATGAAGTGGACAATGATTTTGATGACACTAGCTTCTTTGGCACTTGCAGGTATCTATCCATTTGCTGGATTCTTCTCAAAAGATAAGATTTTAGAAGCAGCATTCTCAACAGATCACTATGTATTGTGGACAGTATTGTGGGTTACTGCAGGATTGACTGCATTCTATAGCTTCCGTCTTGTTATGCTTGTATTCTTTGGTGAAGAGCGTTATAAAATCTTTGGTTTCCATCCGCATGAAGCGTACAGATTTATGCTGTGGGCTATGGCACCTTTAGCTGTTCTTGCGGTTATTGCAGGTTTCTTTGAACATAGTTTCTTGCATATGGTTTCGTATGTACTTCCAATTGAAGAGTATCACGTTTCAACAGGAACATTCTGGACTTTAGTTGCTGTGACTTTGGGTATTGCAATTAGCGGTATTGCAGTTGCAGTCTATAAATATAGCAAAGGCGGCTTCAGCAAAAGCTGGGAAGATACATTTATTTATAAGTTGCTATTCAACCAGTACTATATTCCACAGATTTATAACGATTATATCTGCAAACCGTATGCAGAGTTGTCAAGAATCTTCTGGAAAGATATGGACCTTAAGATTGTCGATGCAACCGTTGACTTTATTGCAACATCTATTTACAAATCTGGTATGGTTTCTCGTGTTGTTCAAAGCGGTAACCTTTCAAATATGCTGCGCTGGATGGGAGTGGGTCTGCTCATTCTGCTACTTGCAGCCATCTTTTACAGTCCCGTGCGTTAA
- the nuoN gene encoding NADH-quinone oxidoreductase subunit NuoN, producing the protein MLEPISVSLESLNLGTLAPMLVAIAGGLGILVIDLIKKDLDKTLYVMLSVLIIFVDLGVVFGQQIGERGFFDIMLIDGLAVLSQIIILAASMLFIPLALTSKRFHEYSYPEFFALFLFMVAGFQFMVASDNLILIFVGLETASLSLYTLIALHNREKSFEAAIKYFVMGALAAGFYVMGSMLFYALTGSVEIYKIAEVLVDSNFVNMTVLLVAASFIIAAIGFKLSMVPFHTWTPDVYEGANAALAGYMSVVPKIAGFVVAMRLFEFMIHLDVVWVRDILYAAVVVTMTLANIMALVQKDVKRMLAFSSISHAGFVMAAIMIGTTQANSALFLYWILFLFTNLGAFAMLWVSRHKASIWHERFDHPYEKFSGMIQIMPVGAVVMALFMLSLAGVPPFSLFWGKLYIMSAAVNSDYIILALIMAINSAISAYYYLKLIVYMFLKDPAENDGTVYMRNASKPLQTIIGFSVVLTVFAVLAVEPMLEFITNYVQASGF; encoded by the coding sequence ATGTTAGAGCCAATTTCAGTAAGTTTGGAATCGCTGAACTTAGGAACACTTGCTCCTATGCTTGTAGCGATTGCCGGTGGACTCGGCATTTTGGTTATAGATCTAATTAAAAAAGATCTAGACAAGACACTCTATGTAATGTTGAGTGTCCTTATTATATTTGTAGATTTAGGTGTTGTATTTGGTCAGCAGATCGGAGAGCGTGGATTTTTTGATATTATGTTGATTGATGGTCTTGCTGTACTCTCACAGATCATCATCTTGGCAGCATCAATGCTTTTTATACCGCTTGCATTAACCTCCAAGCGTTTCCATGAGTATAGTTACCCTGAGTTTTTTGCACTCTTCCTTTTCATGGTTGCTGGTTTTCAGTTTATGGTTGCAAGCGACAACCTTATTTTAATCTTTGTTGGTCTTGAGACTGCAAGTTTGTCACTATATACACTTATTGCGCTTCATAACCGTGAAAAATCTTTTGAAGCAGCAATCAAGTACTTTGTTATGGGTGCATTGGCAGCAGGCTTCTATGTTATGGGTTCAATGCTCTTTTATGCTCTTACCGGCAGTGTTGAAATTTATAAAATTGCAGAAGTTCTTGTAGACAGTAATTTTGTAAATATGACTGTTCTTCTTGTTGCTGCATCATTTATCATTGCTGCAATTGGATTTAAACTATCTATGGTTCCATTCCATACATGGACACCAGATGTTTATGAAGGTGCAAATGCAGCTTTAGCAGGTTATATGTCTGTTGTACCTAAAATTGCTGGCTTTGTAGTTGCTATGCGACTGTTTGAGTTTATGATCCATCTTGATGTTGTATGGGTTAGAGATATCCTTTATGCAGCTGTAGTTGTTACAATGACTCTTGCAAATATTATGGCTCTTGTTCAAAAAGATGTTAAACGAATGCTTGCATTCAGTTCAATTTCGCATGCCGGTTTTGTAATGGCTGCTATTATGATAGGAACTACTCAAGCTAACAGTGCACTTTTCCTTTACTGGATACTCTTTTTATTTACAAACCTTGGTGCATTTGCAATGCTATGGGTCTCTCGTCATAAAGCCTCTATTTGGCATGAACGTTTTGACCATCCATATGAGAAATTTTCTGGTATGATCCAGATTATGCCTGTAGGTGCTGTAGTTATGGCTCTTTTTATGCTCTCTTTAGCTGGTGTGCCTCCTTTTTCACTTTTCTGGGGAAAACTATATATTATGAGTGCAGCAGTTAATAGTGACTATATTATTTTAGCTCTTATTATGGCAATTAACAGTGCAATTTCAGCATACTACTATTTAAAACTAATTGTTTATATGTTCTTGAAAGATCCAGCAGAAAATGATGGGACGGTCTATATGAGAAATGCTTCTAAGCCGTTACAAACAATCATTGGATTTTCTGTAGTTTTAACAGTTTTTGCAGTATTGGCTGTTGAACCTATGTTAGAATTCATAACAAATTACGTTCAGGCAAGCGGATTTTAA
- a CDS encoding helix-turn-helix domain-containing protein, whose translation MKDISSLPKDYIDNLYKNIGANVKYYRMKKGISQLDLAHAIGHKSVSIISCGEIYYNRQHFNIEHLAKIAYVLDIDICDLFELH comes from the coding sequence ATGAAAGACATCAGTTCTCTTCCTAAAGATTACATTGATAATCTTTATAAAAATATTGGAGCTAATGTTAAGTATTACAGAATGAAAAAAGGAATAAGTCAACTTGATTTAGCACATGCTATAGGGCATAAATCTGTATCTATAATATCTTGTGGAGAAATATATTACAATCGTCAACATTTTAATATAGAGCATCTTGCTAAAATTGCATATGTTCTTGATATCGATATATGTGACTTATTTGAGTTACACTAA
- a CDS encoding NADH-quinone oxidoreductase subunit J produces MFETIAFYLFSAVTIVMFSITVLSKNALYSMSALAAGMIMISGFFFLLDADFLGVVQIIVYTGAVMALYAFGMMFFDTTREVKEEIKAPKLVFLLSGMAALLMVIALVAPIVSDHITALYPMVEGVENPQAVGIVLFTKYLVPFEVAAVMLLVAMIAGIVLAGKKMDESLTLKVEDEFQEKGAK; encoded by the coding sequence ATGTTTGAAACAATAGCATTTTATCTCTTCAGTGCGGTGACAATTGTAATGTTCAGTATTACCGTATTGAGTAAGAATGCACTCTACTCTATGAGTGCATTGGCTGCAGGGATGATTATGATTTCCGGATTTTTCTTTCTGCTCGATGCCGACTTTCTCGGTGTTGTTCAGATAATTGTCTATACCGGTGCGGTAATGGCACTTTATGCCTTTGGTATGATGTTTTTTGATACAACACGTGAAGTCAAAGAGGAGATTAAAGCTCCTAAACTTGTATTTCTTTTAAGTGGTATGGCTGCACTTTTAATGGTTATTGCACTTGTGGCACCAATTGTATCTGACCATATTACAGCACTATACCCTATGGTTGAAGGTGTTGAAAACCCTCAAGCAGTAGGTATTGTCCTCTTTACAAAATATCTTGTTCCATTTGAAGTAGCTGCAGTTATGCTTCTTGTAGCTATGATCGCAGGTATTGTTCTTGCAGGCAAAAAGATGGATGAGAGTCTTACACTAAAAGTAGAAGATGAATTCCAAGAAAAGGGTGCCAAATGA